One Mya arenaria isolate MELC-2E11 chromosome 7, ASM2691426v1 genomic window carries:
- the LOC128241522 gene encoding ficolin-3-like: MVTGICTLTVKSEYEIPVYFDTGTDGGGWIVIQRRINGSTDFYRGWEEYKAGFGNLMGEFWLGNEYIHQLTASGNRELRVELEDEDGQKAFAHYSHFQVLSEEKGYQLNVSGYTGTAGDSLSYHDGMKFSTFDKDNDLRKGNCAIDYEGAWWYKSCVNSNLNGKYGRPTGAAWYFFNNIWEPMKRVEIKIR; encoded by the coding sequence ATGGTAACTGGAATATGCACTTTGACAGTCAAATCCGAGTATGAAATACCCGTTTATTTTGACACAGGAACAGATGGGGGAGGGTGGATTGTTATTCAACGTAGGATTAACGGAAGTACCGATTTCTACCGCGGTTGGGAGGAATACAAGGCTGGTTTTGGTAATCTTATGGGCGAGTTTTGGCTAGGTAATGAATACATTCATCAACTTACAGCCAGTGGAAACAGGGAACTTCGCGTTGAGTTGGAGGATGAAGATGGACAGAAAGCGTTCGCTCATTACTCGCACTTTCAGGTCTTGTCTGAAGAGAAAGGGTACCAGCtgaatgtttccggttacactGGAACAGCTGGGGACTCACTGTCCTATCACGACGGAATGAAGTTCTCAACGTTTGACAAAGACAATGATCTGCGAAAAGGAAACTGTGCAATAGACTATGAAGGCGCGTGGTGGTACAAGTCTTGCGTCAATTCGAATCTGAATGGTAAATACGGTAGACCTACTGGTGCTGCGTggtattttttcaataac